From Alligator mississippiensis isolate rAllMis1 chromosome 1, rAllMis1, whole genome shotgun sequence:
ccCCCAAACCCCCAGGTCAGTcaaggggaagcagcagtggccctCCGCACCTTTTGTGCTCTTGCTTTTTGTCCAGGTACCCTATGCTGGCCCAGGGTCTCCAGTCATACCTTGCCCACAATGTCCCATGGTTGGAGGGATGGTGTACCCCCCTATAGGTGTACTTCTTGTGTTTTATCCATGAAGTTAGCTTGACAATTGTACTAGGTATTGATGCAAATCATGGATTTTTTCTCCAAGGTTGTGGAGGGACTACTGAAACTaccctaaaaacaaaacaagaccaCCCTAAAAACCACCCCCATTAACCaccctaaaaacaaaacaagacaactcCATAAGCATCACTCCACTCCAACATCACGAACAGCTGTCAGTAGAATGCAGGATGCAAGGCAAGCACTCGAATAGCGCCTTCACTACTATTCCACTCTGGATTTAGTTTTCCTATGTTGCAGGTTGGAGTAAAAGCAGAGTTGTCCATGAAACTCTGGttgtgtatttatttttaaagggaagtTGTAAGAGACTCAGTGTTAAATGCGTGGCCCTAATAAAACGTACACATCTCACCACCATATCCCAGCCCATGAATTGTAATGAGGGCAGATTTGGTCCAGGAATTTTATGGCTTTATTAGATCTATATAAAATTGgtgattgatttttaaaaaaggttacATCTTATGTCTTGCTTATTTTTTGCCTGAAGAATGGCATGGTTGATGCTTATTTCTTGTTGGAGAGGGGGACAGAAAAAGTGTCCAGTATAGAGAAACACTAACAAAACTAATACTGAGACATTTTAGCATGCCTACTGTTGTAGTACCCAGGTACGTATGGAGCTGTACATATCAATAATTTACACTTGGAGACAGAGACCTGACAAATTGCTTTTGATAAAATCATATTGGTGCATTTTCAAGTCTTTAGCCTTACATTTTATTTGCAAAGGTGCTTTGCACAGAGGAGGataaggagaggagagaggagcaggaagtGATTTGTAGCCCCTTTGCTTGTTCTTTGAGTGAGATAaaggtttcttttaaaacaaaaacaagtagCTGGTCTCTTATCGACACAGTTTTAGTAAGTAAACACTTAtgtccctcccccttcccttaaaaataaaaaaggagaagaaaatgatTATTGGGTGACATGAAAGTCTCAAtgtttaaactttatttttttccctccaagTAACTCTTggcaggagaaaaagaaaaaaaaaaaaaaatctcagttctaCTTCCTTTTTAAGACATTCCTAAGTTCCTCTCATGTCATAACCACACTATTCTCTTCTGTATTTTCTAAGGCAAAGGCAGGGCAAGGTAGGACTTCCTTTctcaatattaaaataaataaataaataaataaataaataaaataattgaaaagAGAATTTCCTCTTTCTGAGAAGTTATGGCATGTGCCTTAGCTAGGATATTTATTTCAGTGATGCATCAGACAGAATATTACTCTTTTTTATAAAGAATTCAGTATAGCCGAAAACTGAAGATTGGTTTTCTGCAACAGTACTCAGGTGttgtaaagcagtggttttcaatcttttctcaTTTGCAGACCTCTAAAATTTTTGAACAGATGtgcagacccctctgaattgtaagtgtgggtattcacatacttttcatTGATCATAGTCCTCTTTTGCAGAACTCTTAGAGATAAGTGATTTTGCAACCTGTGATCTTAGATTATCTAAAGGATATGCAGCTTTTGTCAGTATGATTCTACTGATGATTGTAAGTGCACACGGGATGTACAAGCAGCTACCTGTTTTGCAGATACCTTAATCTTGAGTTTTGCATCCAAGCACTGATCATGATCATCCTTCCTTAACACCCTGAAGGCATACGTTCTAGTATATCCAACTGTGACAGGCATTATTTTCAGCTGTCATCCCAGAACTTACTTACATACATCTAAATTATCATTTGTGGATTACATCATTTCTATCAGAGCACCAGCAAAAAAGCAAATAGATTTAAGATATTCTTACAAGACATAGCTAGTAAATGGTGCTCACCATTGCATGCTGATTCAATTTTGTTGGAGTGCttctatattttatatataaccaTAACATAGTCCAGTATTTGCCATAACAGGTACATGAAATCATCAATCCAATAAGACCTCTTACTTACTTCTTAGCATGCCGTGTGAAACCAGAAACTCATTATAAACCATTTTTTAACAGAAGTCTCAGGCCCACTATGCTCCCTTTAAACAGTCATTACAGGGAAGCTGGAAAGAGAATTGCTTTAATTGGTCTTGTGCAGTTTTGTTATAATGAAGTCAGGCACAAAAACTTTCAGACTTTCTTTACTTATAACATGTAAGACTTAAAGTGATGCAAACCCAAAGTTCTCTCTCTCCTTGTTCCCTGTAAGAAAAGGAACAAAGTTATAAGTACACATATACATACCCAAAAGAAGGAAACCAAAGCATAAATGCTCTACCTTTTTGGGCTACAGCTCTACAGCAGATTCCCTCATTAGTCACAGCATTTCTTGTCCACATCCAAATAAAATGAACTCAAGTTACATAGTTCCGAATTAGCACATTACAAAGGTTCACTTACCAAAGGTGATTATCCTAAAGAACCTCCTATAGGAGGTAGAAGGGCTTCTACAGCAAGACTTACTCACTGAATACCTTCACCTGGTAGGCTCATTAATAGTGAAAAATCAATAAGCATAAATAGATCAACAGCACCTAACCCTTCATTTGGGGTAGATGTGCAGGAAGAGCTTTACATATATTGCTCCTTCATGCATTAGATAGTCTTTTTTAAGCATTACACAAATGAGCTGTACGTCAGTGGTAGTGCTGTATTAGAAAAGGAAATGCGATCTACCTTGACCTATATTCAGTGACTCCCAGAAGTCCACAGGTGATGCTGAGAGGGTCAAGATAATCATTGGGCAGGAACAACATGAGGGAGAATCTACTGCATTAGAAGCAATCAGTTTTatctcccttccaccctcattatTTACTGAGCCTGATTTAAGGAAGGTGCAGTTAAACAGGAGAAGTATAAATTAAAGGAGCAAATTAGCAACACCTGCTGCACATCCAGTTAGCATGTCACCCATCATGCATGCTGAAATCAGAAAGGAAATTTATATACTTCCTGCGTTTCCTTTGTTGTTTCTTCAAAGAAGGCAGTGTTTCTGCCCTAATGATGACATCTTGTTACACTAGCCCATGCCAGCATTCGCGTTTTCAGAGTAAGCTGTTCTGGAATTCAGTGCACACTCATGCactttctttagaaaaaaacccaaaacaacagcAATCACAGACACCTGGATCAATCAGCAAATCACTGATTTTAAGAGTAGCATTGCAGAAAAGTTTCAGAAAAGGATTTTCTCACTGTGATCACCTATGCAGGCATGTTCCAATGATCTGGGAAGCTGAAGTCTTTCTCTATAATGCTAGCATGGCACTAGTAGCAGAGGGATCAGCATCTCTACATTTCAGTGCTAGTTTGTCTCTGTAAGAAAGACACCTTCTGTCTCAAGGTCTCCCTTTCCTGGCTTCAGCTCAGTAAGACCTCTTTGTGAGAACTTCAGGATTTCAAAGAGGTCTGAGTTGAGATGGGCATCTCAGCAACACATTCCCCTAGCTCAGGAAGGTCCTACTGTTGGATGAAGGTTGCTGTCTCCAGTCCACAGTGGTCATAACCTTAGGGTGATGTCTGCCTGTTAGTAAAGCCATATTCCTTTCAACTGCATATTTATCTCAAattcaaatgaagaaaaaatcaATGTAATTATTTCTAAGTATGTGGGTCCAAGGAAATCCCCTCAAATGTGTAGCAACCCTTAGGGAGGTTTTCTGGAGTAATTGCTCCTTCCCAACTGACATCTGACCCTGTTTTTTCAATTTATGCATTACCATAGTAATGTACAGGGATTTGCAGATGAAGAAAATGTCATACCAGTGCTCTGAAAATGGCAAATCTAAGGCTTTTGATCCTGTAATAAGATCCTGGTGGATAAAACCCCTGCAATTCTGAGGAGCTGTTATGGGAACTAGGTCTAACTTGGACAAGACAGGGAATGTAGTATTAGTgttgaggaaggaagaaagacaaaaagtTACAGCACAAGCATGCTGTTGATGTTCATTCCCAATTTGTGAGAGTTACAATGGGGCCTTTAAAATCTGTTTCCAAGACAGAAGATTTTGCTTTCTAATCTAGgtctttgtttccattttcagaCCCTATTTAGCCATGTGGCGCTGTTGTGGTATCTATATGACCTACATTCTAAAAGACCAGTTGTACTTTCCTTTCATCAGAAATGGAAAAGTCTGAGTTACAAAGATCTCACCTTGTGATTAATTTAAATAACATGTACAGTCTCAATGagggatgtgtgtatgtgtagtacAGTATTACATGTTCAGGcttataatatttttattaatatttctaAATACTCtcaaagtgtgtgtttgtgtagggaGTATAGTGACAGAGTGGCATCTTGTTATGGCTCCAGAGGCAAGAGGTCAAGCCATGCCCTGGCTTTGTACTGATGTTGGAATTGTAATTCAGCTCAACCCCAGTTTTAAAAGGGTACTGGATCATTCAGGCTGGAGAGTCAAAGCACTCAGATGCGAGTAGATTTAACAGTCCATTGACAACGTAAACTGACATGTCTTAACCATTCTAGCTTGGGGAGGGACCTTTTAACTTTTTGATTCCCAAAGTCTTTTGTGTATATTAAGAAAAATCAGCTGGAAACACAATCACAAAAGAGAGCCAGCTGTGCTATCATTCAGGTTGAAAATCCGTTTATGTTGAAAGGTTGTAGTGCTCTAAAATCCTCATCCTGCAGGTGAGGATTTGGTGGACATTTGAAGGACATGGTGAACATCACGGAGGGTTATGTGCAAGAACTGCAGGGTTATTGTTCCAAATTTGGAGTAAATTGAACAGAGACTTCCAGAGATAACAGCCCCACTGAACAGCCCTGCCCAAACTTTTCTTAAAGGTGACAGACATTACCAAATGTTTGTGTGTGCTCATTGGGAGCAAACTATGGATCTAATCATACCCAAAATAGCATCAATTGCTGGGCATTTACCACAACTAAAGCATGGCAAATGCTTTGTGGAAGCAACATtgaaaggtattaaaaaaaaagctggttGTCAAGACTGTAGCATGTCTGATTCTTATACACTCAATAGATTACACAGTGCACTCACGAAACTAAGCAAGGTTTTCACATGAGCTGGGTTGCTTGAGGCAGATGCGTCATAGCCATTGAAACCCTTCACCAACCCTCAGACAAACATGTGGAAGAGCATAAAAAAAGAAGGCAAATTATTCTCTTAACATGCTTCTGTCACACGATTTTTTTGGTTTTCAATTTTGCAAAAATGTACTCTCAACATCAGTAAATGCTGAAGGCTgttcaaaatattttggaaaagaaaataaattgcatATACAAATGCttgctgggaggaagggaggtttGAGGTTTAAGAGGTGGAAGAGATGGGGGAGAGAtttggggaatgggagagggacTGGTGAGGCATCAGAGGTAAGTGGTACCTACGAGGAGGATATTCTCCTGGTCCATTTTGTATGATAGGATTTGAGATCCTGTCTCTCTAGGGATGACCAAGCCCATGTCTTGGCTCTCAGTATGGGTGCCTAACTAGTCAGGTTTGAGTCCCTCTTGCTGCTGCCCAAATAGAAGCTGGGATTTGTTGGAAAAGGGCTTGACTTCTGATAAGGATCCAAGTCCCTCTGTTTGTCCTCTGCATAGAGGCTACCAATCTCTCCAGGAATATttgagccccactccctgccctaccATGTGGACTGGGATCTGGGTAAGCAAGCCCTTCCTCCTTGTTAAGAAGCAAACAGTTGTGCCAGACCTCAAAACACACAGTGGGGTGGAATATTTAATACATATCACAGGTTTTAAGTATTgatagtggggtggggggaggagatgaGAGCACCCAATTAGATGAATGGAGCAGTTCACAGCTCCCAGAGCCAGTGTTTCAGCAAGGTATATTTTCATTTAAGTGAGAATATTACATAGAGCTGAAGAGGCCACTTTGAAAATCTCTTTAAACCCTTTTCTGTTTAAAGGTTGACTCTTTTAATTCACCTCAAATTGCCATGATTATTTAGGTCTGAAAATTAATTGGGCTTCATAGTGCTCCAGAATACAGTTAATGATCCAAATGTAGGGTGATTTAAGTCCAATTTTTCCTCAACATACAGCCTGCATCCTCTCAGGAAAACAGCATATTTAACCACTGAGGcaaaggacagacattacacataaactggtttaagtgatcagaagctgatttaaacctgtgacagaacacagtcagtgcacataaaccagtttgaaaatggctgaaaccagtttgagataaacctggttgaatgtagtatcagactaaactgatttggctcaaactggtttacgcaatgtctgtcccaggccccttgctggtttaagtcaaatcagagaccccccagcatcccggcatgctctctgggctgagtggggctctTTGCTtcgcagcagggctggcccctcctctgctctgtagccagagcaggggtggggcatggcgagatgctggcctgccatggcccctaaGGCAAatttctccctccatcccctctcccccctgctggcAAACCCGGCGGACCTCCACAGCTTTCAGGGAACCAGGTAGAGATGGAGTTAATTTCTCCCTCTGTCCAGCttgtctgcagccagggaggggattaattccacagcaggagcaggggacagAGGCAAGACCTGCACCTGtaagcccagagctaagacctgcaggaccagactgagaggtaggaagtgttggcaaagaccaaAAGTCATCATgcatatgtgctggagatggagttaagggaaACTGCAGACAGCTGGAAGTTGCACACCAAataatgcagagagctacatttacattatcaagcagaacctgtaaaaacttaaacaaagcctttctgaatgcctggctgtaaggaaacactctgccctcaggattagtaagacttatgcaaggctttctcttgtcttcctgctttacattttaagttagactaagttgtgtatcaGCATACATAACTgggttttactgggctgtatcttatcTTAGGTGATAATTTTTcatagttccctgttgtatgctttgcaaattgctgtgttcaatacatgcttgcttcagagaaaggactttttccccattCCCACTCATCAATCTGGCAACAGCTCACCCTCCACCCCTAGGCCGGTGGCTGGCATCCTATGTGTCCGgctagccctggctggtgcctggccacacccacTCTACTCTAGCAGGGAGGGTTGAAAGTCTTGGTGGGTGTCTCTCTTCCTCCCcgctttggcagtggctggcacgCATGCTGTAGCACTTCCCAGCTTCTGgtttgagctactgcaggcatgtgcctgcattttctggtttaacagagaatgtctgtccagttattaatcagtttaagctgtgcagcttagactaacctgcaaagaatgaatcagttcaggctcaggctttttgaatgtttgtccctagcctgacTGATTCCAGCAATGTCCTTTGAGCACATCAGAGTGATCAAATGATGGCTTTAAACAGATTGCAATCACACAGCCTATATCTTAGTTAGTGTACAGCACTACCCCCATACCTTCTTGAGGAAGAATGCTCAGTACTATACTGAACCagtaaaatcataaaaaaatatgcAAAGTTAATGCTTAGGGTCTGGGGGCCGTGGCCCTTTGGGCCTGAGACCAACTGCTGACCAATTTTctgaagggatctggtggcctgttTCTTTGGAAAAGTCTGTTCTTCCATGTAGGATACAGAATTTGTTGCAGTCTTACCCTTCTGTGTAGTCTGAGTTCTTCTTCCTGCTAACTGTATAGTTGCTGAGATGTGAAGAAACTGTACCACTCTTGATAGAAGAAAAGGGGTTGAGGGGACACTGAACTTCTTTTTCTGCCACCTACTGGTGGTTGAGTTTCCCTTGTCCCTGACCCCATTTCCACAGGTACACCCAAAAGCAACCCAAATATACATCTCTAAAACCAGGAAACATACAATAAGGTACACACCAAATCTGAGTGTAGTGGAGAGACTAGCTAAAAGTAGGGGCTGACATGGACTGCATGCCAAGCAGGAACATGGTTGAAACAGGACCAGGCAGTCCAGCAGGTGAGGGGCAGACTGGGAACATAGGGGTTGGTTCAGTATACAACGGTGTTACATAGCTAAAGTAAGGTCCTATCCATAATACAGGTACACTGCAGTAAAAGATGTTGGACATCAAGGAGCAACCATTATCTCATTTCATTATAATGAGGTGTGCGATGTAGGTACTGTACAACATTCTTTTCCTTTAGTAGCCAGTGTCTACTATCAAATATCAGATAGTAAAAGATTATGATATTTCAGTTTCCCAGATTTCAGAATTTGGGGGTTTGCTGAACTTGATCCTCTAAAAAGTACAAGACAAGCACAACTTCGTTACTTTTTCACTGATTTTATAACTGAATGGCAGTAGTACACTGAAAACTATTtaaggcaggaaacagaaaactaaAGTAAATCCCAGAATAGCAAAAATGTTGAACAAGAAATAACTAGAAAAACCCCAGCACACAATTATACCTGCCTTCTGAACAGCTGGAGTTCATGGTTTCAAATTCAGAGGTATGGTATATAAGAATAAGAGGAAGTAAATGTCAGTGGGAGGAAGCTGTGTGTGGGAAACTAAAAATTGATgcaatttatattttctttcagcTGGTCTGCTCATCAGATTATCCTCTCAGATGCACTAGTGCATCACTTCATAAATATGGCTTCATGAGGGGGTGAGAAATGTGAAGATGGACCTGATATTTTTTCCCAGTCTATTTATGCAATATTAGAAAAAATGCTACATTGTACAAGAGTTATATTTGCTCTGTAAATAACAGACCTAgcatgaaaaaatgaaaaaattaaaaattaagtaaTCTGCACGATATATCATTTGCTCTTCCACCCAAagagttctatttcatgttaccTATTTTTTTGGTAATGAAAGCCAGTCTCTAGTTAAGATAAAGGAAGCCATAATCTATACTATCTTGTCTGTAAATGAACCATAGGCATAGGTTAATCTGGTCATATGATTGGAATCTAAGGAAGTTTACACTGGATCAAAAAAAgttgtgcatcctgccatgtcaAGACAGGCAGAGAGCAGTCCCAGGTCCCAGATCTGAGATCTGGAGCTACCTCTAGGATTAGGCAGGGGTGACCAGGCCCAGAACCCAGGGATGCCCCTGTCTAATTCCCAGGGATAGAGCCTGCAATGGCCATTCATTGGGATGGGGCATGAGGCAGTTCTAGTCCCATTTCAGCACCCAAGCTGTCTTCTGCCTGACCCTGAGGATTTGGAACGGGATAGCTGTGTCCCAGAATCTGAAGCTGCCTCATACCCTATTCTAACAATCAGCTAATCATCCagatggggcacagggcagctccAGGTCAGGGGCACATGCCATACATTCAATTTAAAGCATGATACAAACTGTCTATGGAGAGGTTCCACAATAAATGTAGGGTATCTTTGTTGATGGTTTGTCATTTTATCACATCATAAATTGGCTGAACAAGTGGCATGTTATAATTTATGCTGCAATTTAGATATTAATCACACCATTAATGTAAAAGTTGCTGGGGTCTAGATAGATATAATACATAGAGAATTCAGGTAAGAAGTAATGAGAGTCAGAAGAGAATAAAAGAATTATTGGGCAATATACAATATGAAACAAATCATATTTTTACATGGTTTTTGTCTTTTCCAGGAGTAACTTGTTCTGTTGAAGTTATGATTAAAAGGCAGTCCCGATATACAGGCAAATCTGGGCAAGTTGCGACTATAGAATGTCCAGTAAAATACTGCCATGAGAAGCCATCCATGTCTTGGTGCAAAGTAGAAGGGAACGACTGCTTACCTCTGCAAACCAGGGAAACCTACACAAAATGGACAGAAGATACCATATTTGTTCTGACTTTTTCCTCAGTTCATCGGAACGACAGTGGGCTTTACCGTTGTCAAGCAATATCAGGCAATATAAGCAGTGTAAGCCATTCAGTAAATGTTACCATTTTAGGTAAGTTTTTGAGGCTCCTTTATTGTGAAGGGCTTCTCTTTATTCAAATTGATCTGAAGTATAAAACATTCGCCCTGGTTGATCATTTTTTTCTCCAAGCATGTTATTCAGTGGTATAGAAACAAGGTTAGTGCAAGGATTGTTTAGGAATAATTTCCCATGCTATTAGCTACCACAGTAATCAAGTATCACTCACTTCATAATGTTCCCATCACTGTCTTCCCTCTTTGGTCAGTGGGAAGAGATCGAGCAGGACACAAAAGGattataaaaggaaaatatgGTCACGGGAAGATTTTAGAATCTCTTGAGATTTAAGGTGACATGTGAATGGCCTATCTAGTAGTAGGAAACATCAGTCATAGGCAAGGAAGATTAGGAAAGGATGGTTTAGTCGTAAGTCATATGAATCATCTGGGGCACATATGGTGCTTGTTGGTAGACAAGTAGACAAGGACaccagaacagaggggaagaaacaAATCAGGAGAGACCAGTCTAAGAGCAATAGCTGTCAGGCCCAATTTGCATTTTCTGTTTCCTGAAGCAGATGGATGATAGCCCCCTCAGAGTGGCACTGTATACACACCAGTGAACTTGTGTTCCTGGGAGAGTTTATTGATGCATGTCCAATGCTGCAGTAATGGGGCTACATTATATTCATTTGGGGTATTAAGTGCACAAGGTGGATGTGACATCCTTCACTGCAATGCTCTCCAGTGTTGTTGAGGTGAAGTACACATATGCCCCGAGAGAAAGCATGgaataaataagaaaataagaaacaaataagaaataagaaaaagagcACTCACAAGTACTGTTGCTTGGAAAAATGGTGAAACTAATACTATTAGAATATTATTCCActtagctttttattttttttaagtcatatCAAGGAAGTCAGAATAAAATATTCAAGTATTTCTCAGGCAGCACTAAAGGACAAGTACTGTCTTCTATCCCATCAACTACATTTCTTCTTTCTTGTCATGTTTTTTACTTCAATTAAGGGGAAACGTTACTGTCTGAGGGTAGAAAACGTAACCTGAGAAGAGAATGTCACGCATTCTCAGACATGTTTCATTTCCCTCCTCTTTTCTGTTTCAGAAGGAGATACAAGTACCTCTGCAAATCCATCAACAAGTACGTTATGAGTTTTATTCTCCTAAAATAAGGGAAGTACCCAGTATTTATATGAGCATCTTGTGTGGATTCTTTTGCATATGCAGGAGTTCTATTTAACCAAAATGCCGAATCGCCAGTTGTTACCTGATAAAGTGCTTCGCTTGGAATAAAACTCATTGTGATTAGTTTCCAAGTCTAATATCCCCAGAGCTCCCAGAGCCTCCTGCTGTTGCCCCAGACAACTTATGTCAGTAGAAGAGAGGCAAAGCCGGTAAAATATTCTCTAGCAGAAGCACCGCAGCACATACTTTTaatttctctcacacacataaCAGAGTCCTCCTACATAACCCACAGGCTGTCCCTACTGGGAAGAGGCCTACCGTGTCATGATGTAAACACACCTTTACTTGTGGTTGTGGAAAATAATTACCCAAAGCCATAATCTGATCATCTGCTGGGCCTATTCAGTGATGTTACCCACACACTGTATGCCAGCTGACACCATACACCAATGGTCCACAGCAGAGACCTCAtttacagaaaaagaaaccaTGCATCCTGTATGTTACAAGCATTTAAAAACAGAGATAAAGGGATATGGTTTTTATTATCTTTctgctcttttcctttttcacCCTATTTCGCTTACTGTCTTCCTCAATTTTGGCGCTATGTACATGGAGTGCCCAGTATATAAATATAGCCCTCACTCCACTAATCTGGCTCCTTCTTTTCATTCTGCCATCTTTCACATGGGAGGTTAAGGATAGACTCCAGAATAAAGACTgaaacatctacatgtgtgattgTTTTTTTCAAGAGCGCCAAGAGTTTAGCTTCAATGGGAACTCAGCACTGTGAAAAATTAGGCTACTGCCAGTCAGGAATCTGAGAAACAGATGCTTGCCTTTAGAACTGTGAATGTTAGATTTTCTTCTCTAAGtgacatttgggtttttttttcagttttctatttTGTAAGGCTGTACAGTTCAGGCTTATTTACACTGCAGTGTTTAGGAAAGGGATAACTGAAGAAGGAAGAAACAGTCTAGACTTTACAGCAGTCTTGAGTAGCTTCTTAATACTAACCCCCTGTTTTTCAGCCAGCCTTTCACAATCCACTAAGTACATTACTTCATCCACTGCTCTGTAGGATGCTTGTTTAGCTACCCCAGTTAAGGATGATCTCAAAATGTCCTCTTAGGAGATTAAGCAATTAATGAATTAAACTATTTAAAACTGATTAGATAGATCAAAATAACTCAGCTAACATTCTCTACTACATACTAATACATTTCAGTGGAACTTGCAGATACCACCAGCATCCAACAAAATCCCCAAGGATATAAAAATGACAATATGAAGTGGATTATTTATGGCACATCATCTCTGGGGGCGTTGTTTCTACTCATCCTGATATGCCTATGTTGTCTCAAATGGCACAAAGGTGAGCTCTCCCTCCATTTTACCTATTGCTCCTGTGGCTTTTTTCTGCTGTCCTTATTGTGAAGTATCTATTTCTCCAAGGGCACgcctacatgtcaccctacatcaccatagtgatgcacCACATCACCATACAACATGCTTtggtgatgtagcaatcacatgagtctacatgtgaccaCTAGCTACTTCGCTGCAGCATTACTCTCCCCCATTTTAGTGTGCCCCTATGGCGAAGTAGTGGCTAAAACTAACCATGCACCATACACACAGTGCAGTATGgctggttactgcaccatgctttagtacttctgttgggaagtactaaagcacaatgCAGTAACAATGTTACCacagggcaacatgtagacatgccctaaaagTCATAACTGGTTGAAGACATTTTCTGGCAGAAACCTAGCTGTGTACAGTGATGATTCTTTGGCAGTTTCACTTCTTCCATATGCATAATCCAGGCAGAGAGGAAGAAGTTTGAATAAACACAAAACAAACTTAAACCTTAAACCCTGCCTCTAATTGTTTCAAATGGtgccattaattttttttttctattttgaggaAAAGTCATTGAACATGCAACAATGTCTGAGAGGGAGAGTTAACTCTATTATTAGTCAAAACCCATTTAAGTGCATTCTACTTCTCTTatttctctctgagttttcagtCAGTTCCATTATTCTTCTCCTCTTAAGCTGTTGTACTGCATGGTATTCACCAGCACCTCAGAAATAGATCCCATAGTTCAAATACATCTTGATTTAATGAGAGGTAGTATTCATTTCTCTTTCCTACTTTTGAATGGTAATATCTATACAATTTTTTGACTTTCCAGTACAAGGTGTTATACTTGCAT
This genomic window contains:
- the BTLA gene encoding B- and T-lymphocyte attenuator, with product MKASPGMQTSRILLHIFLMVLLLSNHQVHGVTCSVEVMIKRQSRYTGKSGQVATIECPVKYCHEKPSMSWCKVEGNDCLPLQTRETYTKWTEDTIFVLTFSSVHRNDSGLYRCQAISGNISSVSHSVNVTILEGDTSTSANPSTNTTSIQQNPQGYKNDNMKWIIYGTSSLGALFLLILICLCCLKWHKVKSKTTPATSQTEINMVNSPTDVQSYINRTPAAQNEGATFDYCIMKSQLQLPDGSAVYDNDVPHWNGHGAEPRPACDKPAIPSKLRLTESLDSIVYASLNHSAVADNFLPRELDVNIELTEYAAINVKK